In the Pseudodesulfovibrio sp. S3 genome, AGGATATTGCCCGGCCATTCCTGGAGCATGTTCTGGAAATCCAACCCGACAACAAGAAGGCGAAAGAGAAGTTGAAGCGATGTGGGAAGGATTGATATCCTGAAAAGCACATCCGTCAGGTTCTTTCCAATGGCTGGCGAACCGTGAAGGCCGTCGATTTTCCCTATATATCGACCTCAACGCCGATGGGGCAGTGGTCCGAACCAAGAACATCAGGCTCAATCCAGGCCCTGACCACCTTGTCCTTCAGTTCATCGGACACGAAGAAATAGTCGATGCGCCACCCCGCGTTGTTCTTGCGGGCGTTGAAGCGGTAGGACCACCAGGAGTAATGGTTCGGGCCTTCTTCGAACAGGCGGAAGGTGTCCACGTATCCGGCGGCAATGAACTTGTCGATCCAGGCCCGTTCCTCGGGCAGGAAGCCGGACCGTTCACTGTTGGCCTTGGGATTCTTGAGATCGATTTCGGTGTGGGCCGTGTTGAAATCGCCGCCCACCACAATGGGCTTGGATTTGCGCAGTTCCTCTGCATGGGCCAGGAAGCAGTCGTAGAAGCCCATCTTGAAATCCAGACGCTCGTCCGACATCTGGCCGTTGGGGAAATAGATGTTGAATAGGTGAAAATCCGGGTATTCGAGATGGAGCACCCGGCCCTCGTCCCGATAGAGCGGATCCGGCAGCCCCGTGGACACGGCCAGGGGCTCGGGGTTGGCAAAGCAGGCCACCCCGGAATAGCCCTTCTTTTTCTTGGACCAGTTCCAGTAGTGATTGGAATACGAATCCGGTTCACGGTCTTCGTCATCGATCTGGTCCGGATGCACCTTGGTTTCCTGGAGCATGACCACATCTGCGCCGCAACCGTCCAGCCAGTCGCGAAAATCCTTCTTGAGCACAGCCCGATAGCCGTTGACGTTCCACGAATAGATGATCATCGCGTTCTCCGTAAAAAAACAAGGGGGAACCGGTTTGAGCCGATCCCCCTTTTCAAACCGCCTCAGCGGCAAAAAACTACCCTTCGGTCGGGGAGCTGACCTTGATCATCACCAGAGCTCCGATGGTCAGGAACAACCCCAGAAAAAACCAAAAATACCCCATCATACTCGCATCCTCCGCTTAAAAAACAATTGATCAAAACCACATAGCAGAATCTTTCGCAGATGAAAAGTGGATGCGGCCCACGGATATCCATGGGCCGCATTAAAGCCGGCGGTACGACCGTGCGTTTTTCCGGCTCCGGCTATGGCTCGATGGTGGAGCCGAGCACTTTCAGAAAGGCACGCATCCACTCGGGATGGGCAGGCCAGGCCGGGGCAGTGACAATATTGCCGTCAGCGCAGGCGTTGGAAGCAGTCGCATTGACCTCGCACCAGGTGGCCCCGGCCGCATCGATATCCGGCTTGACCGCAGGATAGGCGGTGCACTTCTTGCCCTTGATCACATCGGCAGCGGTCAGGATTTGCGGACCGTGGCAGATGGCCGCAATGGGCTTGTTCGCCTTGGCGAAATGCTGCACGCACTCGATGACCGCCGGGTTGAGGCGAAGGTATTCCGGGGCGCGGCCGCCGGGGATGACCAGGGCGTCGTAATCCTCGGCCTTGATCTCCTCGAAGGTGGTGGTGATCAGGAAATTATGTCCGGGTTTTTCCGAGTAGGTCTGATGCCCCTCGAAGTCGTGCACGGCTGTGGCCACGGTTTCGCCCGCTTTTTTACCGGGACAGACCGAATGGACCGTATGGCCGACCATCAGGAGCATCTGAAAGGGAACCATGGCCTCGTAGTCTTCCACGAAATCTCCGACCAGAAGCAGAATTTTCCTTGCTGCCATTGTATCCTCCTAGGCATGATGTTTGATATTCAAATGTGGGCCGGAGCATGGGTTTTGTCAACACGGTTGTGTGACGATTCACGCCGCTTGCACTGTGCACCGGTCTGCCGTAGAACCGGCCCATGGAAACACATGACGTCATCATCCTCGGAGCCGGGGCCTCGGGCCTTTGGTGCGCCATGGTCGCAGCCGGACAGGGTCTCAAGGTCGCGGTGATAGACCACGGCCCCAAGGCGGCGCGCAAGGTGCGCGTGTCCGGCGGGGGCAAGTGCAACTTTACCAACCTGCACGTCACGCCCGCCAACTATATCTGCCACAATCCCCATTTCGTGAAATCCGCGCTGGCTCGCCTCTCTCCATGGGACGTGATCGGTTTCCTGGCCGAACACGGCATCACGTATGAAGAGCGCGAACACGGTCAGCTCTTCACCGACCAGGGTGCGGGCAAGGTGGCGGGAGCGTTGCTTGAACGATGCAACAGATTGGGCGTGGACATACTCTTGAACCGCGAAATCAGGAAGGTCTCGGGAGCAGGGTCCTTCAGCGTGGACACGGCTGGAGAAAGCCTGAGCTGCGGAAAGCTGGTCCTGGCCCTTGGTGGCCCGTCCTGGCCCCAGGTGGGGGCAACGGACCTCGGCTTCAGGCTGGCAAAACAGTTCGGGCTGAAGCTCGTCACACCGCATCCGGGACTGGTCCCGCTGGTGTTCCCCAAAAAACAGCAGCCCATGTGCGTGGAAATGGCGGGCAATGCCCTGCCCGTCACCGTGGAGACCGGCGGCATGCGCTTCACCGACCCCCTGCTCTTCACCCACAAGGGCATTTCCGGCCCGGCCATCCTGCAGGTATCCTCCTATTGGCGGGAGAACCGCCCCGTGGTCATCGACTTTCTGCCGGGCCAGTCAATCCATGATGTCGTGGAGGAAAACAGAGGGTCCAATGCGCAGTTGCGCAACCTGCTGGCCCGCATCCTGCCCAAACGGCTGCCCGGCCTGATCCTTGAACAGGCCATGGCCGACACCGTGGTCAGCCAACTATCCAGACAGCAGATGGAAATCCTGGAAAACCGCATCCACCGGTTCACCGTCACCCCTGCCGGGACCGAAGGCTACGCCAAGGCCGAGGTCTGCGTAGGCGGCGTGGACACGGATCAGATCTCCTCCAAGACCATGGAGTGCAGGAATGTACCAGGCCTGTTCGTCACCGGCGAGTCCCTGGATGTCACCGGCCACCTCGGAGGCTTCAATCTCCATTGGGCCTTCGCCTCCGGCGCGGCCTGTGGTCACGGCCTAGCATAACGCCCCTTCTGCTCCGCCATGAAGCAACAGCCCCCGGACGCTTGACGGCGATTCCCGCTTGAAGGTGTCCCATCCCAGTTCGACACCAGTGCCACAAAGTACCAACAAGAAAGGCCCCGCAAGCGGGGCCTTTCTTGTTGGCTCACCCCCCTAAATCTCGAGGAGGGCGGCCTTGATGTTTTTCCTGCCGAATTCCCTGGCTTGGGATTCGTCCCACATGAAGATGTCGATGCGCTGGGTGAAGCGCTTGTTCATGAGGTCGTTGATCTCGAAAATGCCGTACCCCTCGATGCGCACCTTGCGGCCGAATACCCAGCCCTGGTCGAAGAGGTCTCGGGAAACGGCGATGGTGCCGGATCGGACCTTGCGCATGGAGGCGGCTATGAGCGGATCATCGTCACATTGGTCAGTGGACGGATTATATGCTGTCACCGTTACCGTGCGAACGGGTGACATATTCTTGGCCTTCTGGAGAAGGCGGGCCTCTTCCACGAAGTTCTTGCGAGCCTCGGAAGTCTTTTGCACCAGCTGAAGCCGATGGGTGAGGTCGTCTATCTTCTGTTGTTTGACAACTACGACCACAGCCATGATCACGATAGCCGCGCACAGGACCGGGGTTAGAGTGTAGTTGAAGAATACTTTCATCAGTGGATTGCTCCCTTTTTGATTTTTGGTTTGTGGCATATAATGGGCTGTTTTGACCTTGTCAACGTGTAATTTGGCTCGTGCAAACTTCGGACCTCTCAACAATAACTGCTTGTTTTTAAAGACATAAAACAAAGACCGCCTGCAGCACCTACCGGGAAACAGAACATAGAAACGAAAAATATCAGCCCCTTGCGAGTGAAGGGAAATATCGCAAAAATAATTATAACGATATAGATTGACACCTTCGATATAGTATGGCCTAACTTTCCCTGTAGCTCGAAACAATAAAGGGATTAGAATAGGTTGACACAATTCAGGGCCCTTCCCGTACGCCAGGGCGACGCATATCTGCTGAAGAGCAAACGGGGAAGTTATCTCATAGACGGCGGCACCATATCCGGATTCCTGCCCGAAATGCTTCGGGAGAGGCAAGTGGGCAAATTGCGGGCCGCAGTGTGCACGTTTGCGTGTCCAGAACGGCTTGGCGGCATTGTCGATCTCATGGACGTCGGCTACCCGACAGGGGAATACTGGCTGCCGGAAAGCCTCAGGAACGTTGCCGAGACCGCTCGCGGTTTCAACGGCGACTGGCCGGCCTGGTTTGCTTTGTGTGGCCGACCGGTCCCGAAGGCCCTGCCGCCTGTCCTGCAAAGATTTCCGTCCGACCCCCTGGAAAAAGAACTGGTCGGATGCGCCATGCTCGCCATATTGGCCAGTTCCTGCTGTGTCGGAAAACTGCCTGAACAAACGCCTCTTCCCCTTCTCCCAACCCAAGCCATTGGCGCGGTCCTGAAAATCCTGACCGACCACACGGCCGAAAACTGGAGCGGAACTCTTTCCTCGCTCCTCCGGGATGTTGGGACACACTTCGTCTCCGGCGGCGGACCGGCAGATTTGGCCCTGCTCTGCGGCCGGCTGCTGTTTCGTGCGGGAAATACCCTGAAGGTCAAACATCACAAAGGATGCAGGACCGCGGCAAGAGGCCTGGCCATGGTCATCATGATCGAGGCATTGCGGGTCAGGGACAACCACCGGATACGTTTTTTCAGGCGGACAGACCAATGGGAGGACAAGCTGATTCCCAAGCACCCCTTCAAATGCCTCAACGGCATTGAGGTTTCCGCTCTCGGTCGGAAATACGACTCCGTCAATGCCCGGACCATGCACGAAGCGACTTCAGCCCTTACCGAGCCGGGCGGAGGGCTCGTATACCAATACGGAGACCGCCACTGCGGCGCGCTCTTTTGCGGAAACACCAAAATGTCCTTCCTGCACCGACAGAACCCCACACTCATCCGACGCCCCACGGTGATAACAGCTCCGCAACGGGGCGGCCTGGGCGTGGAAGACGCGTACGGTCGCATCGTTTCGACAGACCCTTCTTCTGATGTATGGGTGAGGGCGCATTATTCCTATGCACGCAAGGTGTCAGATTCCTTCAAAGACCAGCCCGTGCGATACTGTCTGTACAACTGCGCGTACCGGACGGTACAGGAAGTGCTCCTGACCTTTTCAGAGGGCCGATGGAACCGCCTGGCCGGAGGCATC is a window encoding:
- a CDS encoding DJ-1/PfpI family protein codes for the protein MAARKILLLVGDFVEDYEAMVPFQMLLMVGHTVHSVCPGKKAGETVATAVHDFEGHQTYSEKPGHNFLITTTFEEIKAEDYDALVIPGGRAPEYLRLNPAVIECVQHFAKANKPIAAICHGPQILTAADVIKGKKCTAYPAVKPDIDAAGATWCEVNATASNACADGNIVTAPAWPAHPEWMRAFLKVLGSTIEP
- a CDS encoding NAD(P)/FAD-dependent oxidoreductase — translated: METHDVIILGAGASGLWCAMVAAGQGLKVAVIDHGPKAARKVRVSGGGKCNFTNLHVTPANYICHNPHFVKSALARLSPWDVIGFLAEHGITYEEREHGQLFTDQGAGKVAGALLERCNRLGVDILLNREIRKVSGAGSFSVDTAGESLSCGKLVLALGGPSWPQVGATDLGFRLAKQFGLKLVTPHPGLVPLVFPKKQQPMCVEMAGNALPVTVETGGMRFTDPLLFTHKGISGPAILQVSSYWRENRPVVIDFLPGQSIHDVVEENRGSNAQLRNLLARILPKRLPGLILEQAMADTVVSQLSRQQMEILENRIHRFTVTPAGTEGYAKAEVCVGGVDTDQISSKTMECRNVPGLFVTGESLDVTGHLGGFNLHWAFASGAACGHGLA
- a CDS encoding 3D domain-containing protein; translation: MKVFFNYTLTPVLCAAIVIMAVVVVVKQQKIDDLTHRLQLVQKTSEARKNFVEEARLLQKAKNMSPVRTVTVTAYNPSTDQCDDDPLIAASMRKVRSGTIAVSRDLFDQGWVFGRKVRIEGYGIFEINDLMNKRFTQRIDIFMWDESQAREFGRKNIKAALLEI
- a CDS encoding exodeoxyribonuclease III, which translates into the protein MIIYSWNVNGYRAVLKKDFRDWLDGCGADVVMLQETKVHPDQIDDEDREPDSYSNHYWNWSKKKKGYSGVACFANPEPLAVSTGLPDPLYRDEGRVLHLEYPDFHLFNIYFPNGQMSDERLDFKMGFYDCFLAHAEELRKSKPIVVGGDFNTAHTEIDLKNPKANSERSGFLPEERAWIDKFIAAGYVDTFRLFEEGPNHYSWWSYRFNARKNNAGWRIDYFFVSDELKDKVVRAWIEPDVLGSDHCPIGVEVDI